TTGTGGCCTTCTCTAGTAAATGGATTCATTGGGTAGATGATTAATTTACTATATTATCCTCTATAATGTGGATGGTTAGGAATAaaagaaattatatttttctaaaaatttaaaatgtacCTAAGGAAGTATCATATTTAGAAATATAGACATGTTTTAAGTGTCATGTTGGGAAATagaaattttgaattattgacaTAAGAAATGTAGATGTATTTAAGAAGACTGAAATTTTTAATCCTAAAAGGCAATTTGAATTTTCATGAGATGATGACACAGCTTTTAAGAAAAGTAGAGAAATCCCACTTTGTCATGCTCTTCTTCTCTTCATAGAATCTTCAGGGGCAATTCACATATAAACCACTTCTCAAAAAGATTGTTCACAAACCAAGCACAAAATCATACTGCTTATGCCTATTACTACAAAGAACTTTGCATAGGCCataagctattagacttctttaAAAGACACAAACCTATTTACAAGCCTGAAACactcacagattttttttttcttaatattgtCACATAAATTTTCATCAGAGAATTTCCATCCGTATCTTCTTTACATACAGTGTCTAATGGAACCAAGTGCTGCTTGCTCTCTTATAGTTTTGATGAGATGTTCGCAGAAGATCTGACACTCTATGCTCCTGGATTCCCTTGCCTGTTGATCAAAGAACAAAAAGCAAAAGACTTTAGCACATCAAACAcaattacataaaaaaattaaagcaaCCGAAGGAAATGGAGCACAAACCTGAAGATGAAGGGTGTAGAAGGTCTTGTCAGCATGGGTGGTAAAAGTGGAGGCATTCATGAGCTGAAGACCCTCTCCCTCCAAAACCCTTAGAACCTTAGAGAAAGGAAGACATACAGCTTTATGCAAGAAACAGATCTGGAGCATGACTTCTTTGTTATTAAGACAGGTTGCTGAAACAATAGGATAGATTATGCCTCCCGTACTATTATGGCCATGTTCTTCTTGCCtcgacaccatcaataagatctCTTCCTTTCTCCTTGTTAGCTTCTCAACCTGCCTTTGTAGCTCAGGAATGTACTTCAGAACACGGGAAACAGTCGATGGAATGCTCAGCTTCTTCTGCTATAAAATTCATGGTGAATACACaccgatagagagagagagggagggagagggagagggagagggagagatggCATACAC
The sequence above is a segment of the Elaeis guineensis isolate ETL-2024a chromosome 7, EG11, whole genome shotgun sequence genome. Coding sequences within it:
- the LOC105049160 gene encoding protein IRON-RELATED TRANSCRIPTION FACTOR 2 isoform X1 gives rise to the protein MLALSPQGPHLFSTMGWQEEDNISHVLNTEEAFASHTPKETETSYQSLGLSPTQPEFELDDLQNSTLSPTQAEFELDDLQNSTFSIRDPSNPTRKLNHNAYERDRRKKLNTLYSSLRSLLPETDQSQKKLSIPSTVSRVLKYIPELQRQVEKLTRRKEEILLMVSRQEEHGHNSTGGIIYPIVSATCLNNKEVMLQICFLHKAVCLPFSKVLRVLEGEGLQLMNASTFTTHADKTFYTLHLQARESRSIECQIFCEHLIKTIREQAALGSIRHCM
- the LOC105049160 gene encoding protein IRON-RELATED TRANSCRIPTION FACTOR 2 isoform X2; translated protein: MLALSPQGPHLFSTMGWQEEDNISHVLNTEEAFASHTPKETETSYQSLGLSPTQPEFELDDLQNSTLSPTQAEFELDDLQNSTFSIRDPSNPTRKLNHNAYERDRRKKLNTLYSSLRSLLPETDQSKKLSIPSTVSRVLKYIPELQRQVEKLTRRKEEILLMVSRQEEHGHNSTGGIIYPIVSATCLNNKEVMLQICFLHKAVCLPFSKVLRVLEGEGLQLMNASTFTTHADKTFYTLHLQARESRSIECQIFCEHLIKTIREQAALGSIRHCM